A single window of Cytobacillus dafuensis DNA harbors:
- the motB gene encoding flagellar motor protein MotB, giving the protein MSKRKKKGHDDGHVDESWLLPYADLLTLLLALFIVLFAMSSIDAQKFQELSKAFNSAFSGGTGMFEFPSPMPDGEMETSSVDEGEKKDENEDKEKEQKLQQQIDREELQVVQNKVNSYINKNNLGEKLETSLTDEGLLVSIRDNVLFAPGSAEVREEDIKVAKEISDLLVMDPPRNIIISGHTDNVPIGNAPFESNWELSVMRAINFMKIILQNEKLDPSWFSAKGFGEFQPVASNDTTEGKARNRRVEILILPRTGN; this is encoded by the coding sequence ATGAGTAAAAGAAAAAAGAAGGGTCATGATGATGGACATGTCGATGAATCATGGCTGCTTCCATATGCGGATCTATTAACCTTGCTTCTAGCCTTATTTATCGTACTTTTTGCGATGAGTTCTATTGATGCACAAAAATTCCAAGAACTTTCAAAAGCATTTAATAGCGCCTTTTCAGGAGGAACAGGAATGTTTGAATTCCCTAGTCCGATGCCTGATGGAGAAATGGAAACTTCGAGTGTTGATGAAGGTGAGAAGAAAGATGAGAACGAAGATAAGGAAAAAGAACAAAAATTACAGCAGCAAATTGATCGTGAAGAGCTTCAAGTGGTTCAAAATAAAGTAAACTCTTATATTAATAAAAACAACTTGGGTGAAAAATTAGAAACGTCATTAACGGACGAAGGATTATTGGTTTCAATTAGAGATAATGTTTTATTCGCTCCAGGAAGCGCTGAAGTTAGAGAGGAAGATATAAAGGTTGCAAAAGAAATCTCAGATCTTCTTGTGATGGATCCACCTAGAAATATTATTATAAGTGGACATACAGATAATGTACCAATCGGGAATGCTCCTTTTGAATCGAACTGGGAATTAAGTGTTATGAGGGCAATTAATTTCATGAAAATCATATTACAAAATGAAAAGTTAGATCCAAGTTGGTTTAGTGCCAAAGGGTTTGGAGAATTTCAACCGGTGGCCTCTAATGATACAACAGAAGGAAAAGCCAGAAATAGAAGGGTAGAAATATTGATACTACCAAGAACGGGAAACTAA
- a CDS encoding IS110 family RNA-guided transposase produces MKFKMQNKQNQLIERISVKHLVVGVDIAQQFHVARAVNFRGIVVGDPLTFKNNEEGFTSLLKWIKNLQSLNNLDEVIIGMEPTGHYWINLSKWLLKQNIEVVTVNPHLVKRNKENRDNTQSKSDKKDALVIADMVKNGYYSEVRFTSESFEKLRVLMSNRDVVVKRLVSSVNQLNRWVDIVFPELRQVFKNITAKGAIATLRLFPTPMELATKQPHEIIMGWKSLMKRQPGLKKAQLLLQVAKTSIGSRQALDAYKFHLEQLLEEYDLAVIQLERVEKQVTDVLNKIPYAKKLLTIKGISEISLAGILGEAGDISGFSHGNSLLRHAGLHLAEASSGKWKGQIVLSKRGRSRLRRFLYLATISLVVNNPEFQAIHTQNVKVKKMKKMKSIMKLIGKFTRVLVGIARRNESYNPDKVQALTLLAA; encoded by the coding sequence ATGAAGTTTAAAATGCAGAACAAACAAAATCAACTAATAGAAAGAATTTCCGTTAAACATCTTGTTGTTGGCGTGGATATTGCTCAACAATTTCACGTCGCCAGAGCCGTAAATTTCCGTGGTATTGTAGTCGGAGATCCACTTACGTTCAAAAATAACGAAGAAGGATTTACTAGTTTGCTAAAATGGATTAAAAATCTTCAAAGTTTAAACAACCTTGATGAAGTTATTATTGGGATGGAACCAACTGGACACTACTGGATCAATCTTTCAAAATGGCTTCTTAAACAAAATATTGAAGTAGTAACTGTGAACCCACATTTAGTAAAAAGGAATAAAGAAAACCGTGATAATACTCAGTCAAAAAGCGATAAAAAAGATGCCTTAGTTATAGCTGATATGGTAAAGAACGGCTACTACTCCGAGGTTAGATTCACATCAGAATCATTTGAAAAACTAAGAGTTCTTATGTCTAACCGTGATGTAGTTGTTAAACGACTTGTTAGTTCTGTTAATCAATTAAATCGCTGGGTAGATATTGTCTTTCCAGAACTCCGTCAAGTTTTCAAAAACATTACTGCTAAAGGGGCAATCGCAACCCTTCGTCTTTTTCCTACTCCGATGGAATTGGCCACCAAGCAGCCTCATGAGATTATTATGGGCTGGAAATCACTGATGAAGCGGCAACCTGGATTAAAAAAGGCTCAATTACTTCTTCAGGTAGCCAAGACCTCTATCGGTTCAAGACAAGCACTCGATGCTTATAAATTTCATTTGGAGCAATTACTTGAAGAATATGATTTAGCAGTAATTCAACTCGAAAGAGTTGAAAAGCAAGTTACCGATGTATTGAATAAAATCCCTTATGCCAAAAAGTTGCTTACCATTAAAGGAATTAGTGAAATTTCCTTAGCTGGCATTTTAGGTGAAGCTGGAGATATTAGTGGATTTTCTCACGGTAATTCGCTACTTCGACATGCAGGATTACACCTCGCTGAAGCTAGTTCTGGAAAGTGGAAAGGGCAAATTGTGTTATCAAAACGAGGAAGGTCAAGGCTACGGCGATTCCTTTACTTAGCCACAATAAGCCTTGTGGTGAATAACCCAGAATTTCAGGCAATCCACACCCAGAATGTTAAGGTTAAAAAAATGAAGAAAATGAAATCAATTATGAAATTGATTGGTAAATTTACTAGAGTTTTAGTGGGAATCGCTCGTCGAAATGAATCTTATAACCCTGATAAGGTACAAGCTTTAACACTTTTAGCAGCTTAG
- a CDS encoding GNAT family N-acetyltransferase: MEIEKVFIDLPTIETERIKLRKITLEDVDDIYLYASNEEVSKYVPWDTHKTLFDTQKFVEFILKQYENKLIIPWGIENKGNGKLIGTIDLFSWQPKHQVAEISYVLSQDYWRKGITTEATNEVIKFGFEKMGLVRIQARSFLDNLASELVMKKVGMSFEGVIRKGMFIKGKHQDLKMYSILIEEFQKDCE, encoded by the coding sequence ATGGAAATTGAAAAAGTATTCATCGATTTACCTACCATAGAAACAGAACGTATTAAACTTAGAAAAATAACTTTAGAAGATGTTGATGATATATATTTATATGCTTCAAATGAAGAAGTTTCAAAGTATGTTCCTTGGGACACTCATAAAACTTTATTTGATACACAAAAATTTGTGGAGTTTATATTAAAGCAATATGAAAACAAATTGATAATCCCTTGGGGTATTGAGAATAAAGGAAACGGAAAGCTTATTGGAACGATAGATTTATTTTCTTGGCAACCAAAACATCAAGTTGCTGAAATCTCCTATGTACTCTCACAGGACTATTGGAGAAAGGGTATAACTACGGAAGCAACTAATGAAGTTATTAAATTTGGATTTGAAAAAATGGGCTTAGTTCGTATTCAAGCAAGAAGTTTCTTAGATAACCTAGCTTCGGAGTTGGTAATGAAAAAGGTGGGAATGTCATTTGAAGGTGTAATTAGAAAAGGTATGTTTATAAAGGGTAAGCATCAAGATTTAAAAATGTACTCTATTTTAATAGAAGAATTTCAGAAAGATTGTGAATAA